In Herbaspirillum seropedicae, a single window of DNA contains:
- the ilvN gene encoding acetolactate synthase small subunit yields the protein MRHIISVLLENEAGALSRVVGLFSARGYNIETLTVAPTEDSTLSRMTIVTSGSDDVIEQITKHLNRLIEVVKVVDLTEGAHIERELMLIKVRAVGKEREEMKRTADIFRGRIIDVTEKTYTIELTGAKSKLDAFIDALDRTAILETVRTGGSGIGRGERILKI from the coding sequence ATGCGCCATATCATTTCTGTGCTGCTGGAAAACGAAGCCGGCGCATTGTCCCGTGTCGTCGGTCTGTTCTCCGCACGCGGCTACAACATCGAAACGCTCACCGTTGCACCCACCGAAGATTCGACCCTGTCGCGCATGACCATCGTGACCTCGGGTTCGGATGATGTGATCGAACAGATCACCAAACACCTGAACCGCCTGATCGAGGTGGTGAAGGTCGTCGATCTGACCGAAGGCGCGCACATCGAGCGCGAACTGATGCTGATCAAGGTGCGCGCAGTGGGCAAGGAACGGGAAGAGATGAAGCGTACTGCGGATATCTTCCGCGGCCGCATCATCGACGTCACCGAGAAGACCTACACGATCGAGCTGACCGGCGCCAAGAGCAAGCTGGACGCCTTCATCGACGCCCTGGATCGCACTGCGATCCTGGAAACGGTCCGTACCGGCGGCTCCGGCATCGGCCGCGGCGAACGGATCCTGAAGATCTGA
- the ilvC gene encoding ketol-acid reductoisomerase has protein sequence MKVFYDKDADLSLIKNKNVTIIGYGSQGHAHALNLKDSGVKVTVGLRKGGASWNKAEQAGLKVAEVNEAVKDADVIMILLPDENIGQVYAENVAPFAKQGATVAFAHGFNIHYGQVVPRADLDIIMIAPKAPGHTVRSTYSQGGGVPHLIAVHQDKSGSARDLALSYATANGGGRAGIIETNFREETETDLFGEQAVLCGGTVELIKAGFETLVEAGYAPEMAYFECLHELKLIVDLIYEGGIANMNYSISNNAEYGEYVTGPRVINAESKAAMKKVLEDIQTGEYAKSFILENKAGAPTLMSRRRINAEHQIEIVGEKLRAMMPWIKANKLVDQSKN, from the coding sequence ATGAAAGTTTTCTACGACAAAGACGCAGACCTGTCCCTGATCAAGAACAAGAACGTGACCATCATCGGTTACGGTTCGCAAGGCCACGCCCACGCCCTGAACCTGAAGGATTCCGGCGTGAAGGTCACCGTTGGCCTGCGCAAGGGCGGCGCATCGTGGAACAAGGCTGAACAAGCCGGCCTGAAGGTCGCTGAAGTCAACGAAGCGGTCAAGGACGCCGACGTCATCATGATCCTGCTGCCCGACGAAAACATCGGCCAGGTCTATGCCGAAAACGTTGCCCCGTTCGCCAAGCAAGGCGCCACCGTCGCTTTCGCCCACGGCTTCAACATCCACTATGGCCAAGTCGTGCCGCGCGCCGACCTGGACATCATCATGATCGCCCCCAAGGCCCCCGGCCACACCGTGCGTTCGACCTACAGCCAGGGTGGCGGCGTGCCGCACCTGATCGCCGTGCACCAGGACAAGTCCGGCAGCGCCCGTGACCTGGCCCTGTCGTACGCGACCGCCAACGGCGGCGGCCGTGCCGGCATCATCGAAACCAACTTCCGCGAAGAAACCGAAACTGACCTCTTCGGCGAACAAGCCGTGCTGTGCGGCGGTACCGTGGAACTGATCAAGGCCGGTTTCGAAACCCTGGTCGAAGCTGGCTACGCGCCGGAAATGGCCTACTTCGAGTGCCTGCACGAACTCAAGCTGATCGTCGACCTGATCTATGAAGGCGGCATCGCCAACATGAACTACTCGATCTCCAACAACGCCGAATACGGCGAGTACGTGACCGGCCCGCGCGTGATCAACGCCGAGAGCAAGGCTGCGATGAAGAAGGTGCTGGAAGACATCCAGACCGGCGAATACGCCAAGAGCTTCATCCTGGAAAACAAGGCCGGTGCACCGACCCTGATGTCGCGTCGTCGTATCAACGCCGAACACCAGATCGAAATCGTGGGCGAGAAGCTGCGCGCCATGATGCCCTGGATCAAGGCCAACAAGCTGGTCGATCAAAGCAAGAACTGA
- a CDS encoding SIMPL domain-containing protein (The SIMPL domain is named for its presence in mouse protein SIMPL (signalling molecule that associates with mouse pelle-like kinase). Bacterial member BP26, from Brucella, was shown to assemble into a channel-like structure, while YggE from E. coli has been associated with resistance to oxidative stress.) produces MTPSRKLMLGAVLATACIAAQAQTAMTAPAPVPTSGTMVVVPANGEISVPNDQARVTLQVEEQDKDKAAAASRVNQKMKQGIELLKRQDPQAALKSYGYYTYAVYAEPPQVTPQQPRQPAKARQVVGWRVGQYLEMTTENLAALPKTVSSAQALMSLNGLQFGLSPAAAKKLDATLVNATYRNLEERIGFIANAMHRAPSDAVIETVDFEGSGNYAAPAPAPMMAKAMRADMVQESTTVAEPSFEPGESTVNMRLVGKVRFK; encoded by the coding sequence ATGACACCTTCCCGCAAACTGATGCTGGGCGCCGTTCTGGCCACCGCATGTATTGCCGCTCAGGCGCAGACGGCCATGACCGCGCCGGCGCCGGTCCCGACCAGCGGCACCATGGTCGTGGTGCCGGCCAATGGTGAGATCAGCGTGCCGAACGACCAGGCACGCGTCACCCTGCAAGTCGAAGAGCAGGACAAGGACAAGGCCGCTGCCGCCTCCCGTGTGAACCAGAAGATGAAGCAGGGCATCGAGCTGCTCAAGCGCCAGGACCCGCAAGCCGCCCTGAAGAGCTACGGGTATTACACCTACGCGGTCTATGCTGAACCGCCGCAAGTCACGCCGCAACAGCCGCGCCAGCCGGCCAAGGCGCGCCAGGTGGTCGGATGGCGCGTCGGCCAGTATCTGGAGATGACCACCGAGAACCTGGCGGCGCTGCCCAAGACCGTCTCCTCGGCCCAGGCCCTGATGAGCCTGAACGGCCTGCAATTCGGCCTGAGCCCGGCGGCCGCCAAGAAGCTGGACGCCACCCTGGTCAATGCCACCTACCGCAATCTGGAAGAGCGCATCGGCTTCATCGCCAATGCCATGCATCGTGCTCCGTCGGATGCCGTGATCGAGACCGTGGACTTTGAAGGTTCCGGCAACTACGCTGCGCCGGCTCCCGCTCCGATGATGGCCAAGGCCATGCGTGCCGACATGGTCCAGGAAAGCACGACGGTGGCCGAGCCCAGCTTCGAGCCGGGTGAATCCACTGTGAATATGCGCCTGGTGGGCAAGGTGCGCTTCAAGTAA
- a CDS encoding phosphatidylserine decarboxylase: MNNNHYPHPIIAREGWPFLTIAVVVAALATYFCGAWSFPLWIIALFVLQFFRDPPRVIPQAANAVLSPADGRIVVVARAHDPYTDREALKISVFMNVFNVHSNRAPVDGKIEKVQYFPGKFVNADLDKASLENERNALAITTTSGHSVTCVQVAGLIARRILCYVKAGDTLARGQRYGFIRFGSRVDVYLPLTATPKVTVGEKVSATETILAEL, encoded by the coding sequence TTGAACAATAACCACTATCCCCACCCCATTATCGCCCGCGAAGGCTGGCCCTTCCTGACCATCGCCGTGGTCGTGGCAGCGCTGGCAACCTATTTCTGCGGCGCCTGGTCCTTCCCGCTGTGGATCATCGCGCTGTTCGTGCTGCAGTTCTTCCGTGATCCGCCGCGCGTGATCCCGCAAGCCGCCAATGCCGTGCTGTCCCCGGCCGATGGCCGCATCGTCGTGGTGGCCCGCGCCCATGATCCCTATACCGACCGCGAAGCCCTGAAGATCAGCGTCTTCATGAACGTCTTCAACGTCCACTCCAACCGTGCCCCGGTGGATGGCAAGATCGAGAAGGTGCAGTACTTCCCCGGCAAGTTCGTCAATGCCGACCTCGACAAGGCCTCGCTGGAAAACGAGCGCAACGCCCTGGCCATCACCACCACCAGCGGCCATAGCGTGACCTGCGTGCAGGTGGCCGGCCTGATCGCCCGCCGCATCCTGTGCTACGTCAAGGCCGGCGATACGCTGGCGCGCGGCCAGCGCTACGGTTTCATCCGCTTCGGTTCGCGCGTGGACGTGTACCTGCCGCTGACGGCCACCCCCAAGGTCACCGTGGGCGAAAAGGTCTCGGCGACCGAAACCATTCTGGCCGAACTCTGA
- the pssA gene encoding CDP-diacylglycerol--serine O-phosphatidyltransferase, with amino-acid sequence MPTLRRRKAKTGIPFPKSLRKPKAAQLDESGQVVVRRRSRGIYLLPNAFTTAALFCGFYAIVMAMNLKFDYASIAIFVAMVLDSLDGRVARMTNTQSEFGAQYDSLSDMVSFGAAPALVVYEWSLRGMGKLGWLAAFVYCAGGALRLARFNTNIAVVDKRYFQGLPSPAAAALVAGFVWLMDDLRFAGTDLSWYAWVITLYAGVTMVTNVPFYSFKDVNFRKPVPFIAALLVVVALVLISSDPSKVLFGLFVLYGLSGYGVYLWRRLKGKPVSIVQTKDEHGEEPH; translated from the coding sequence ATGCCAACACTCAGAAGACGCAAGGCCAAGACCGGCATTCCCTTCCCCAAATCCCTGCGCAAGCCCAAGGCGGCGCAACTGGACGAGAGCGGGCAAGTGGTGGTGCGGCGCCGGTCGCGCGGCATCTACCTGTTGCCCAACGCCTTTACCACCGCAGCCCTGTTCTGCGGTTTCTACGCCATCGTGATGGCGATGAACCTCAAGTTCGACTATGCCTCCATCGCCATCTTCGTGGCCATGGTGCTGGACAGCCTGGACGGCCGCGTGGCCCGCATGACCAACACCCAGAGCGAATTCGGCGCGCAGTACGACAGCCTGTCGGACATGGTTTCCTTCGGCGCCGCACCTGCGCTGGTGGTGTATGAATGGTCGCTGCGCGGCATGGGCAAGCTGGGCTGGCTGGCCGCTTTTGTCTATTGCGCCGGCGGTGCGCTGCGCCTGGCGCGCTTCAACACCAATATCGCCGTGGTCGACAAGCGCTACTTCCAGGGCTTGCCCAGCCCGGCCGCCGCTGCCCTGGTGGCGGGCTTCGTCTGGCTGATGGATGACCTGCGCTTTGCCGGCACCGACCTGAGCTGGTACGCCTGGGTCATCACCCTCTACGCTGGCGTTACCATGGTCACCAACGTGCCGTTCTACAGCTTCAAGGATGTCAACTTCCGCAAGCCGGTGCCCTTCATTGCGGCGCTGCTGGTGGTGGTGGCGCTGGTGCTCATTTCCAGCGATCCGTCCAAGGTGCTGTTCGGGCTGTTCGTGCTGTATGGGCTGTCCGGCTATGGCGTCTATCTCTGGCGCCGCCTCAAGGGCAAGCCGGTCAGTATCGTGCAGACCAAGGACGAGCATGGCGAGGAGCCGCACTGA
- a CDS encoding alpha/beta fold hydrolase yields MSALPDGWRAQPRALAVGAETLAADLLHGPASATVQTLVLHGAGQGDRQRQWPLRQALALRGCASAAIDFSGHGQSSARQPNSLAKRLAEAQAALDALTVAPRTVVGVSMSGEIALRLACRPENRIAHVVTLVGALYDGAAFELPFGPAFSAALRRPGSWRDATVLALIRRYPGRLTLIRASEDAVIPAEVAELIRAHAVAASACRIVDLPGVDHRVSERSQHDALLRERLADLILEQ; encoded by the coding sequence ATGAGCGCCCTGCCCGACGGCTGGAGGGCCCAGCCACGCGCACTCGCGGTGGGCGCTGAAACGCTGGCCGCCGATCTGCTTCACGGCCCGGCCAGTGCGACGGTGCAGACGCTCGTGCTGCATGGCGCCGGGCAGGGTGACCGCCAGCGCCAGTGGCCTTTGCGCCAGGCGCTGGCGCTGCGCGGATGCGCCAGCGCCGCCATCGACTTTTCCGGACACGGACAAAGCAGCGCCCGCCAGCCGAATTCCCTGGCCAAACGCCTGGCAGAAGCCCAGGCCGCCCTGGATGCCTTGACCGTTGCGCCGCGCACGGTGGTAGGCGTGAGCATGAGCGGCGAGATTGCGCTGCGCCTGGCTTGCCGCCCCGAAAACCGGATCGCCCATGTGGTCACGCTGGTGGGTGCGCTCTATGACGGCGCAGCCTTCGAGTTGCCCTTCGGCCCAGCCTTCAGCGCAGCCTTGCGCCGCCCTGGCAGTTGGCGCGACGCCACGGTATTGGCCCTGATCCGCCGCTACCCGGGCCGCCTCACCCTCATCCGCGCCAGCGAGGATGCGGTCATTCCCGCTGAAGTCGCCGAACTCATCCGTGCGCATGCCGTGGCGGCCAGCGCCTGCCGCATCGTCGATCTACCGGGCGTGGATCATCGGGTCAGCGAACGCAGCCAGCATGACGCCCTCCTGCGCGAGCGGCTGGCCGATCTGATCCTGGAGCAGTAA